A stretch of the Carassius carassius chromosome 6, fCarCar2.1, whole genome shotgun sequence genome encodes the following:
- the LOC132142781 gene encoding uncharacterized protein LOC132142781 isoform X1: MPRRHLWSKSSLLILIYLTALTRSAEISTNDGQASAGVGRDRYAFFALRSCHQVLRDNSGEIFSPDYLCSNPPVWCNWTIQVSPGKRLELYLEDLTPSDTCQNKSDQIHLDESPAGAGGQRILERCWRKARYISVFNTVQVVLLINGNRPVPYRGFYGRYKAFGSLDFPDPVYKDVMEAALGGVEDEADAVTSPPPGVKDVTADIRPSGENTQATLTGMTNTGSSVTIELPLGKRETWEKNPGDSTTDSSPRVVVSGYHVNDAIDDGALYDENFLVTSLKETETQHNQPESGPAQTRPRYQGAYSQISDMTLSAHTHVPHVKPTARSPSAMRRNVDAQAHSSDQTEQVRARTVDDEEGVSMETTVTDSSITLPVIQPKLHRKSKEKTPYQQTLKNVTHNRHFPGELLFEVSVEVNLEPEPHEETSSLRSALEIMIRETLGHLTPKSLDFKRLKKLSSGVLFIVWLQFEKAAVGLQTDGVLQSGLQGLQGRTIKSKSTKTQGIIASVSTEDINECETQMVVCDAHTECVNNFGSYSCHCIHGETGASVCMVSTEPDCSWTPPPTILRGVYIIIGLLMLLIVLMLLVAFFLYRRYYRGSFLPHCQKTSASSVVETAANDNVNNNSRSDGSCGANRFIFPPPPPPMMMPKDGHRSLDLPLLRFSSLVPPDRFRSKIHAEKHPF, from the exons ATGCCGCGGCGGCATTTATGGAGTAAATCCAGTCTTCTGATATTAATCTATTTGACAGCTTTGACACGCAGCGCTGAG ATCAGCACAAATGACGGCCAAGCATCCGCAG gTGTAGGCCGCGATCGATACGCTTTCTTTGCCCTGCGGAGCTGCCATCAAGTCCTCCGTGACAACAGTGGTGAGATCTTCTCCCCTGACTATCTGTGCTCAAACCCGCCCGTGTGGTGCAACTGGACCATCCAGGTGTCTCCTGGGAAGCGTCTGGAGCTGTATCTGGAGGACCTGACTCCCTCAGACACCTGTCAGAATAAGAGCGATCAGATCCACCTGGATGAGTCTCCAGCGGGTGCAGGGGGACAGAGGATTCTGGAGAGGTGCTGGAGAAAAGCCAGATACATTTCTGTGTTCAACACGGTTCAGGTGGTGCTGCTCATCAACGGGAACCGTCCCGTCCCGTACAGGGGCTTCTATGGACGTTATAAAGCTTTCGGATCCCTGGATTTTCCTGATCCTGTGTATAAAG ATGTGATGGAAGCAGCATTGGGTGGTGTTGAAGATGAAGCGGATGCAGTTACGAGTCCTCCACCAGGTGTGAAAGACGTCACCGCAGATATCCGACCATCAGGAGAGAACACACAAGCAACATTAACCGGTATGACCAACACTGGATCCTCAGTGACCATCGAACTTCCTTTAGGGAAGAGGGAAACCTGGGAAAAGAATCCTGGAGATTCAACGACTGATTCATCTCCTCGTGTCGTAGTGTCTGGTTACCACGTTAACGATGCGATTGATGATGGTGCGTTATACGATGAGAATTTCCTTGTAACGTCACTAAAAGAAACTGAGACCCAGCACAACCAACCCGAAAGTGGACCAGCTCAAACACGCCCCAGATATCAAGGGGCTTACTCCCAAATCTCAGACATGACCCTCAGCGCACACACTCATGTGCCACACGTCAAACCCACTGCCCGCTCTCCGTCCGCCATGCGCAGGAATGTGGACGCACAAGCGCACTCCTCTGATCAAACTGAGCAGGTCCGAGCCAGAACGGTCGATGATGAGGAAGGTGTTTCCATGGAGACGACAGTGACTGACAGCAGCATCACACTTCCTGTAATTCAACCCAAATTACACCGCAAATCAAaag AGAAAACTCCCTACCAGCAAACCTTGAAAAATGTCACCCACAACAGGCATTTTCCTGGGG AGCTCTTGTTCGAGGTGAGTGTCGAGGTCAATCTAGAGCCTGAACCTCATGAAGAAACCTCTTCCCTCAGATCTGCTCTAGAGATCATG ATACGAGAAACATTAGGACATCTCACTCCAAAGAGCCTGGACTTCAAAAGACTGAAAAA GTTGAGTTCTGGCGTTTTGTTCATCGTGTGGCTGCAGTTTGAGAAGGCGGCTGTAGGGCTACAGACAGATGGGGTCCTTCAGTCCGGTCTGCAGGGGCTGCAGGGCAGAACCATCAAATCCAAAAGCACCAAAACACAGGGCATCATTGCATCTGTCTCTACTGAAG ACATCAATGAGTGTGAGACGCAAATGGTGGTGTGTGATGCTCACACCGAGTGTGTGAATAATTTTGGATCATACTCCTGTCACTGTATCCATGGTGAAACAGGAGCCAGCGTTTGTATGGTGTCTACTGAACCTG ACTGTAGTTGGACACCACCTCCCACAATCCTTAGGGGCGTTTATATCATCATCGGCCTGCTCATGTTGCTCATTGTGCTGATGCTGTTGGTGGCGTTTTTTCTGTATCGTCGTTACTATAGAGGCTCGTTCCTTCCTCATTGCCAGAAAACGAGCGCTAGCAGTGTGGTGGAAACCGCTGCCAATGACAATGTCAACAATAACTCCAGAAGTGATGGTAGCTGTGGTGCGAACCGGTTCATATTCCCCCCTCCACCTCCACCCATGATGATGCCCAAAGATGGCCACCGCTCTCTGGACCTGCCCTTATTACGCTTCAGCTCTCTGGTGCCTCCTGATAGATTTAGAAGTAAAATACATGCAGAGAAACACCCGTTTTGA
- the LOC132142781 gene encoding uncharacterized protein LOC132142781 isoform X2 — MPRRHLWSKSSLLILIYLTALTRSAEISTNDGQASAGVGRDRYAFFALRSCHQVLRDNSGEIFSPDYLCSNPPVWCNWTIQVSPGKRLELYLEDLTPSDTCQNKSDQIHLDESPAGAGGQRILERCWRKARYISVFNTVQVVLLINGNRPVPYRGFYGRYKAFGSVPVDVMEAALGGVEDEADAVTSPPPGVKDVTADIRPSGENTQATLTGMTNTGSSVTIELPLGKRETWEKNPGDSTTDSSPRVVVSGYHVNDAIDDGALYDENFLVTSLKETETQHNQPESGPAQTRPRYQGAYSQISDMTLSAHTHVPHVKPTARSPSAMRRNVDAQAHSSDQTEQVRARTVDDEEGVSMETTVTDSSITLPVIQPKLHRKSKEKTPYQQTLKNVTHNRHFPGELLFEVSVEVNLEPEPHEETSSLRSALEIMIRETLGHLTPKSLDFKRLKKLSSGVLFIVWLQFEKAAVGLQTDGVLQSGLQGLQGRTIKSKSTKTQGIIASVSTEDINECETQMVVCDAHTECVNNFGSYSCHCIHGETGASVCMVSTEPDCSWTPPPTILRGVYIIIGLLMLLIVLMLLVAFFLYRRYYRGSFLPHCQKTSASSVVETAANDNVNNNSRSDGSCGANRFIFPPPPPPMMMPKDGHRSLDLPLLRFSSLVPPDRFRSKIHAEKHPF; from the exons ATGCCGCGGCGGCATTTATGGAGTAAATCCAGTCTTCTGATATTAATCTATTTGACAGCTTTGACACGCAGCGCTGAG ATCAGCACAAATGACGGCCAAGCATCCGCAG gTGTAGGCCGCGATCGATACGCTTTCTTTGCCCTGCGGAGCTGCCATCAAGTCCTCCGTGACAACAGTGGTGAGATCTTCTCCCCTGACTATCTGTGCTCAAACCCGCCCGTGTGGTGCAACTGGACCATCCAGGTGTCTCCTGGGAAGCGTCTGGAGCTGTATCTGGAGGACCTGACTCCCTCAGACACCTGTCAGAATAAGAGCGATCAGATCCACCTGGATGAGTCTCCAGCGGGTGCAGGGGGACAGAGGATTCTGGAGAGGTGCTGGAGAAAAGCCAGATACATTTCTGTGTTCAACACGGTTCAGGTGGTGCTGCTCATCAACGGGAACCGTCCCGTCCCGTACAGGGGCTTCTATGGACGTTATAAAGCTTTCGGATCC GTTCCTGTAGATGTGATGGAAGCAGCATTGGGTGGTGTTGAAGATGAAGCGGATGCAGTTACGAGTCCTCCACCAGGTGTGAAAGACGTCACCGCAGATATCCGACCATCAGGAGAGAACACACAAGCAACATTAACCGGTATGACCAACACTGGATCCTCAGTGACCATCGAACTTCCTTTAGGGAAGAGGGAAACCTGGGAAAAGAATCCTGGAGATTCAACGACTGATTCATCTCCTCGTGTCGTAGTGTCTGGTTACCACGTTAACGATGCGATTGATGATGGTGCGTTATACGATGAGAATTTCCTTGTAACGTCACTAAAAGAAACTGAGACCCAGCACAACCAACCCGAAAGTGGACCAGCTCAAACACGCCCCAGATATCAAGGGGCTTACTCCCAAATCTCAGACATGACCCTCAGCGCACACACTCATGTGCCACACGTCAAACCCACTGCCCGCTCTCCGTCCGCCATGCGCAGGAATGTGGACGCACAAGCGCACTCCTCTGATCAAACTGAGCAGGTCCGAGCCAGAACGGTCGATGATGAGGAAGGTGTTTCCATGGAGACGACAGTGACTGACAGCAGCATCACACTTCCTGTAATTCAACCCAAATTACACCGCAAATCAAaag AGAAAACTCCCTACCAGCAAACCTTGAAAAATGTCACCCACAACAGGCATTTTCCTGGGG AGCTCTTGTTCGAGGTGAGTGTCGAGGTCAATCTAGAGCCTGAACCTCATGAAGAAACCTCTTCCCTCAGATCTGCTCTAGAGATCATG ATACGAGAAACATTAGGACATCTCACTCCAAAGAGCCTGGACTTCAAAAGACTGAAAAA GTTGAGTTCTGGCGTTTTGTTCATCGTGTGGCTGCAGTTTGAGAAGGCGGCTGTAGGGCTACAGACAGATGGGGTCCTTCAGTCCGGTCTGCAGGGGCTGCAGGGCAGAACCATCAAATCCAAAAGCACCAAAACACAGGGCATCATTGCATCTGTCTCTACTGAAG ACATCAATGAGTGTGAGACGCAAATGGTGGTGTGTGATGCTCACACCGAGTGTGTGAATAATTTTGGATCATACTCCTGTCACTGTATCCATGGTGAAACAGGAGCCAGCGTTTGTATGGTGTCTACTGAACCTG ACTGTAGTTGGACACCACCTCCCACAATCCTTAGGGGCGTTTATATCATCATCGGCCTGCTCATGTTGCTCATTGTGCTGATGCTGTTGGTGGCGTTTTTTCTGTATCGTCGTTACTATAGAGGCTCGTTCCTTCCTCATTGCCAGAAAACGAGCGCTAGCAGTGTGGTGGAAACCGCTGCCAATGACAATGTCAACAATAACTCCAGAAGTGATGGTAGCTGTGGTGCGAACCGGTTCATATTCCCCCCTCCACCTCCACCCATGATGATGCCCAAAGATGGCCACCGCTCTCTGGACCTGCCCTTATTACGCTTCAGCTCTCTGGTGCCTCCTGATAGATTTAGAAGTAAAATACATGCAGAGAAACACCCGTTTTGA
- the LOC132142029 gene encoding N-acetyllactosaminide beta-1,3-N-acetylglucosaminyltransferase 2-like isoform X1, translating to MVIQRKRGFDILKTLADMQHVHPLLFRYSYRRRNPGHITSDSLMDLTLDLPCRCPRCGEGIFKMKSNWKTTKILGLMMLANFLIYIAVEVSRSYGQGQHINKRRRLTTKKFWKKPEFSPAFWNREQKRLDDIYYLPLANGSEAPRDFRGIPRWLNHMSSCKPDSRVTTEIEDFKSLPQRFQDFLLYMGCRSYPLIMDAPKVCSEPPYLLLAVKSIAPHFDRRQAIRESWGRAGIFDGERIATVFLLGNTAATDHFPDFSDMVKHEAALYGDVLQWDYRDTFFNLTLKEVLFLEWFGSHCASAKYVFKCDDDVFVNTQHMLAYLGNFSVSKTKDIFIGDVITNAGPHRTRHLKYYIPESLFRGIYPPYAGGGGYLYSGSLGQRLRMISRLVTLYPIDDVFTGMCLKRLGLVPEKHMGFKTFDIEEKHRENPCAYKSLILVHPRSPQDMIKIWSWINDPKVKCCIKTTLDTKGANAKQQMQIKRNDCKPMPS from the exons ATGGTAATACAGAGGAAACGTGGCTttgatatattaaaaacattggCTGATATGCAGCATGTTCATCCGTTACTGTTCAGGTACAGTTACAGGAGGAGAAACCCTGGACACATCACATCGGATTCACTCATGGATCTCACCCTAGACTTACCCTGCAGATGTCCTCGCT gtggtgAGGGCATCTTCAAGATGAAAAGTAACTGGAAGACCACCAAGATACTGGGATTAATGATGTTAGCAAACTTCCTGATCTACATTGCGGTGGAAGTGTCCAGAAGCTATGGGCAGGGGCAACACATCAACAAACGACGGAGACTGACGACCAAAAAGTTCTGGAAGAAGCCGGAGTTCAGTCCAGCATTCTGGAATCGGGAGCAGAAGCGTCTCGATGATATCTACTACCTGCCACTTGCTAATGGCAGTGAGGCCCCGCGTGACTTCAGAGGAATCCCACGCTGGCTGAATCACATGAGTTCTTGCAAGCCGGACAGCAGGGTGACAACAGAGATTGAAGACTTTAAGTCCCTACCACAGCGATTCCAGGACTTCTTGTTGTACATGGGATGTAGGTCATACCCCTTGATAATGGATGCACCCAAAGTGTGTTCTGAACCACCATACCTCTTGCTAGCAGTAAAATCCATTGCGCCACATTTTGACCGACGGCAGGCCATCCGGGAATCATGGGGCCGTGCTGGGATCTTCGACGGCGAGCGAATTGCGACAGTATTCCTACTTGGCAACACGGCAGCGACGGACCACTTCCCTGACTTTTCAGACATGGTCAAGCACGAAGCGGCGTTGTACGGCGATGTCCTGCAGTGGGATTATCGAGACACGTTCTTCAATCTCACCTTAAAGGAAGTCCTCTTCCTGGAGTGGTTTGGGAGCCATTGCGCTTCTGCCAAGTATGTGTTTAAATGCGACGACGACGTTTTCGTCAATACGCAGCATATGCTGGCTTACTTAGGCAACTTTTCAGTGTCCAAGACAAAAGACATTTTCATTGGCGATGTGATCACTAATGCTGGACCACACCGGACCAGACACCTCAAGTATTACATCCCTGAGAGCCTGTTTCGTGGGATTTACCCTCCATACGCAGGTGGCGGAGGCTACCTGTATTCAGGTAGTCTGGGGCAGCGGTTAAGAATGATCTCTCGTCTGGTCACGTTGTACCCGATTGACGATGTGTTTACAGGGATGTGTCTGAAGAGACTGGGACTAGTACCAGAGAAACACATGGGCTTTAAGACTTTTGATATTGAGGAGAAGCACAGAGAGAATCCTTGTGCTTACAAAAGTCTGATTCTGGTCCATCCCAGGAGCCCACAGGACATGATAAAGATCTGGTCTTGGATTAATGACCCTAAAGTAAAATGTTGCATCAAAACTACACTGGACACAAAGGGCGCGAATGCGAAGCAGCAAATGCAAATAAAACGTAATGACTGTAAACCGATGCCCTCTTAA
- the LOC132142029 gene encoding N-acetyllactosaminide beta-1,3-N-acetylglucosaminyltransferase 2-like isoform X2, which translates to MDLTLDLPCRCPRCGEGIFKMKSNWKTTKILGLMMLANFLIYIAVEVSRSYGQGQHINKRRRLTTKKFWKKPEFSPAFWNREQKRLDDIYYLPLANGSEAPRDFRGIPRWLNHMSSCKPDSRVTTEIEDFKSLPQRFQDFLLYMGCRSYPLIMDAPKVCSEPPYLLLAVKSIAPHFDRRQAIRESWGRAGIFDGERIATVFLLGNTAATDHFPDFSDMVKHEAALYGDVLQWDYRDTFFNLTLKEVLFLEWFGSHCASAKYVFKCDDDVFVNTQHMLAYLGNFSVSKTKDIFIGDVITNAGPHRTRHLKYYIPESLFRGIYPPYAGGGGYLYSGSLGQRLRMISRLVTLYPIDDVFTGMCLKRLGLVPEKHMGFKTFDIEEKHRENPCAYKSLILVHPRSPQDMIKIWSWINDPKVKCCIKTTLDTKGANAKQQMQIKRNDCKPMPS; encoded by the exons ATGGATCTCACCCTAGACTTACCCTGCAGATGTCCTCGCT gtggtgAGGGCATCTTCAAGATGAAAAGTAACTGGAAGACCACCAAGATACTGGGATTAATGATGTTAGCAAACTTCCTGATCTACATTGCGGTGGAAGTGTCCAGAAGCTATGGGCAGGGGCAACACATCAACAAACGACGGAGACTGACGACCAAAAAGTTCTGGAAGAAGCCGGAGTTCAGTCCAGCATTCTGGAATCGGGAGCAGAAGCGTCTCGATGATATCTACTACCTGCCACTTGCTAATGGCAGTGAGGCCCCGCGTGACTTCAGAGGAATCCCACGCTGGCTGAATCACATGAGTTCTTGCAAGCCGGACAGCAGGGTGACAACAGAGATTGAAGACTTTAAGTCCCTACCACAGCGATTCCAGGACTTCTTGTTGTACATGGGATGTAGGTCATACCCCTTGATAATGGATGCACCCAAAGTGTGTTCTGAACCACCATACCTCTTGCTAGCAGTAAAATCCATTGCGCCACATTTTGACCGACGGCAGGCCATCCGGGAATCATGGGGCCGTGCTGGGATCTTCGACGGCGAGCGAATTGCGACAGTATTCCTACTTGGCAACACGGCAGCGACGGACCACTTCCCTGACTTTTCAGACATGGTCAAGCACGAAGCGGCGTTGTACGGCGATGTCCTGCAGTGGGATTATCGAGACACGTTCTTCAATCTCACCTTAAAGGAAGTCCTCTTCCTGGAGTGGTTTGGGAGCCATTGCGCTTCTGCCAAGTATGTGTTTAAATGCGACGACGACGTTTTCGTCAATACGCAGCATATGCTGGCTTACTTAGGCAACTTTTCAGTGTCCAAGACAAAAGACATTTTCATTGGCGATGTGATCACTAATGCTGGACCACACCGGACCAGACACCTCAAGTATTACATCCCTGAGAGCCTGTTTCGTGGGATTTACCCTCCATACGCAGGTGGCGGAGGCTACCTGTATTCAGGTAGTCTGGGGCAGCGGTTAAGAATGATCTCTCGTCTGGTCACGTTGTACCCGATTGACGATGTGTTTACAGGGATGTGTCTGAAGAGACTGGGACTAGTACCAGAGAAACACATGGGCTTTAAGACTTTTGATATTGAGGAGAAGCACAGAGAGAATCCTTGTGCTTACAAAAGTCTGATTCTGGTCCATCCCAGGAGCCCACAGGACATGATAAAGATCTGGTCTTGGATTAATGACCCTAAAGTAAAATGTTGCATCAAAACTACACTGGACACAAAGGGCGCGAATGCGAAGCAGCAAATGCAAATAAAACGTAATGACTGTAAACCGATGCCCTCTTAA
- the LOC132142029 gene encoding N-acetyllactosaminide beta-1,3-N-acetylglucosaminyltransferase 2-like isoform X3, translated as MKSNWKTTKILGLMMLANFLIYIAVEVSRSYGQGQHINKRRRLTTKKFWKKPEFSPAFWNREQKRLDDIYYLPLANGSEAPRDFRGIPRWLNHMSSCKPDSRVTTEIEDFKSLPQRFQDFLLYMGCRSYPLIMDAPKVCSEPPYLLLAVKSIAPHFDRRQAIRESWGRAGIFDGERIATVFLLGNTAATDHFPDFSDMVKHEAALYGDVLQWDYRDTFFNLTLKEVLFLEWFGSHCASAKYVFKCDDDVFVNTQHMLAYLGNFSVSKTKDIFIGDVITNAGPHRTRHLKYYIPESLFRGIYPPYAGGGGYLYSGSLGQRLRMISRLVTLYPIDDVFTGMCLKRLGLVPEKHMGFKTFDIEEKHRENPCAYKSLILVHPRSPQDMIKIWSWINDPKVKCCIKTTLDTKGANAKQQMQIKRNDCKPMPS; from the coding sequence ATGAAAAGTAACTGGAAGACCACCAAGATACTGGGATTAATGATGTTAGCAAACTTCCTGATCTACATTGCGGTGGAAGTGTCCAGAAGCTATGGGCAGGGGCAACACATCAACAAACGACGGAGACTGACGACCAAAAAGTTCTGGAAGAAGCCGGAGTTCAGTCCAGCATTCTGGAATCGGGAGCAGAAGCGTCTCGATGATATCTACTACCTGCCACTTGCTAATGGCAGTGAGGCCCCGCGTGACTTCAGAGGAATCCCACGCTGGCTGAATCACATGAGTTCTTGCAAGCCGGACAGCAGGGTGACAACAGAGATTGAAGACTTTAAGTCCCTACCACAGCGATTCCAGGACTTCTTGTTGTACATGGGATGTAGGTCATACCCCTTGATAATGGATGCACCCAAAGTGTGTTCTGAACCACCATACCTCTTGCTAGCAGTAAAATCCATTGCGCCACATTTTGACCGACGGCAGGCCATCCGGGAATCATGGGGCCGTGCTGGGATCTTCGACGGCGAGCGAATTGCGACAGTATTCCTACTTGGCAACACGGCAGCGACGGACCACTTCCCTGACTTTTCAGACATGGTCAAGCACGAAGCGGCGTTGTACGGCGATGTCCTGCAGTGGGATTATCGAGACACGTTCTTCAATCTCACCTTAAAGGAAGTCCTCTTCCTGGAGTGGTTTGGGAGCCATTGCGCTTCTGCCAAGTATGTGTTTAAATGCGACGACGACGTTTTCGTCAATACGCAGCATATGCTGGCTTACTTAGGCAACTTTTCAGTGTCCAAGACAAAAGACATTTTCATTGGCGATGTGATCACTAATGCTGGACCACACCGGACCAGACACCTCAAGTATTACATCCCTGAGAGCCTGTTTCGTGGGATTTACCCTCCATACGCAGGTGGCGGAGGCTACCTGTATTCAGGTAGTCTGGGGCAGCGGTTAAGAATGATCTCTCGTCTGGTCACGTTGTACCCGATTGACGATGTGTTTACAGGGATGTGTCTGAAGAGACTGGGACTAGTACCAGAGAAACACATGGGCTTTAAGACTTTTGATATTGAGGAGAAGCACAGAGAGAATCCTTGTGCTTACAAAAGTCTGATTCTGGTCCATCCCAGGAGCCCACAGGACATGATAAAGATCTGGTCTTGGATTAATGACCCTAAAGTAAAATGTTGCATCAAAACTACACTGGACACAAAGGGCGCGAATGCGAAGCAGCAAATGCAAATAAAACGTAATGACTGTAAACCGATGCCCTCTTAA